A window of Oceanibaculum indicum P24 contains these coding sequences:
- the rpsT gene encoding 30S ribosomal protein S20, with amino-acid sequence MANTASAKKRIRQTIRRTAVNGARVSRIRTFVKQVETAIAGGNKDAAAQALKAAMPEMQRGVTKGVLHQNTVARKLSRLSARIKAL; translated from the coding sequence ATGGCCAACACAGCGTCGGCAAAGAAGCGCATCCGTCAGACCATCCGCCGCACGGCGGTTAACGGTGCGCGTGTCAGCCGCATCCGCACCTTCGTGAAGCAGGTGGAAACCGCCATCGCCGGTGGCAACAAGGACGCTGCCGCCCAGGCGCTGAAGGCCGCCATGCCGGAAATGCAGCGCGGCGTGACCAAGGGTGTGCTGCACCAGAACACGGTCGCCCGCAAGCTCTCCCGCCTGTCCGCGCGCATCAAGGCTCTGTAA
- a CDS encoding enoyl-CoA hydratase translates to MAYENIIAEKKGAVGVITLNRPKALNALSAGLIADLGAALDDFESDAEIGCILVTGSEKAFAAGADIKEMAGFSYMDAYKADFITRGWERLAQCRKPVIAAVAGYALGGGCEIAMMCDFILAADTAKFGQPEITIGTIPGAGGTQRLTRFVGKSKAMEMCLTGRMMDAEEAERAGLVSRIIPAAELMDEAMKTAERIAGMSKPAVMMAKESVNRAYETTLAEGVRFERRLFHSTFATADQKEGMAAFIEKRKPAFRDE, encoded by the coding sequence ATGGCCTACGAAAACATCATCGCGGAGAAGAAGGGCGCCGTCGGCGTCATCACGCTGAACCGCCCGAAGGCGCTGAATGCGCTGTCCGCCGGCCTGATCGCCGACCTTGGTGCCGCGCTGGACGATTTCGAGTCCGATGCCGAGATCGGCTGCATCCTCGTCACCGGCAGCGAGAAGGCCTTCGCGGCCGGCGCCGACATCAAGGAAATGGCCGGCTTCTCCTACATGGACGCCTATAAGGCCGACTTCATCACTAGGGGCTGGGAACGGCTCGCCCAGTGCCGCAAGCCGGTGATTGCGGCGGTCGCCGGCTACGCGCTGGGCGGCGGCTGCGAGATCGCCATGATGTGCGACTTCATCCTGGCCGCCGACACCGCCAAGTTCGGCCAGCCGGAAATCACCATCGGCACCATTCCGGGTGCTGGCGGCACGCAGCGCCTGACCCGCTTCGTCGGCAAGTCGAAGGCAATGGAGATGTGCCTGACCGGGCGCATGATGGATGCCGAGGAGGCGGAGCGCGCCGGCCTCGTCAGCCGCATCATCCCTGCGGCCGAGCTGATGGACGAGGCGATGAAGACCGCCGAGCGGATCGCCGGCATGTCGAAGCCCGCCGTGATGATGGCGAAGGAATCGGTCAACCGCGCCTATGAGACCACGCTGGCCGAAGGGGTGCGGTTCGAACGCCGGCTGTTCCATTCCACCTTCGCCACGGCGGACCAGAAGGAAGGCATGGCCGCCTTCATCGAAAAGCGCAAACCCGCCTTCCGCGACGAATGA
- the mutM gene encoding bifunctional DNA-formamidopyrimidine glycosylase/DNA-(apurinic or apyrimidinic site) lyase → MPELPEVETVCRGLAPHLEGRRLVHVEARRPDLRWPLPVDFAQRLQGRTVVALRRRAKYLLAELEDGTVLIAHLGMSGRMLITEGKPPVLEKHDHIVLATDRDIWVRFNDARRFGAMDLTTLDALETHKLLAGLGPEPLSNAFNGPALALALKGRRTPIKAALLDQHVVAGIGNIYACEALYRAGLSPRRQAYTVQGERAERLAMAVKQVLAEAIEAGGSTLRDYRQADGELGYFQHAFKAYGREGEACGNPGCGRPVLRLVQSGRSTFYCARCQR, encoded by the coding sequence ATGCCCGAATTGCCCGAGGTCGAGACCGTATGCCGGGGACTGGCCCCGCATCTGGAAGGACGCCGCCTTGTCCATGTCGAGGCACGCCGGCCCGACCTGCGCTGGCCGCTGCCCGTGGATTTCGCCCAGCGCCTGCAGGGCCGCACGGTGGTGGCGCTGCGCCGCCGCGCCAAATACCTGCTGGCCGAGCTGGAGGATGGCACGGTGCTGATCGCCCATCTCGGCATGTCGGGCCGCATGCTGATCACCGAAGGCAAGCCGCCGGTGCTGGAAAAGCACGACCATATTGTGCTGGCCACCGACCGCGACATCTGGGTGCGCTTCAACGATGCGCGGCGCTTCGGCGCCATGGACCTGACCACGCTGGACGCACTGGAGACCCACAAGCTGCTGGCCGGGCTGGGGCCGGAGCCGCTGTCGAACGCCTTCAACGGGCCGGCGCTGGCGCTCGCCCTGAAGGGACGGCGCACGCCGATCAAGGCCGCGCTGCTGGACCAGCATGTCGTCGCCGGCATCGGCAATATCTATGCCTGCGAGGCGCTGTACCGGGCGGGCCTGTCGCCGCGCCGGCAGGCCTACACCGTCCAGGGCGAGCGCGCCGAGCGGCTGGCGATGGCGGTGAAGCAGGTGCTGGCCGAGGCCATCGAGGCCGGTGGCTCGACGCTGCGCGATTACCGCCAGGCCGATGGCGAGCTGGGTTATTTCCAGCACGCCTTCAAGGCCTATGGCCGCGAGGGCGAGGCCTGCGGCAATCCCGGCTGCGGCCGCCCCGTGCTCCGGCTGGTGCAGTCCGGCCGGTCCACTTTCTATTGTGCGCGCTGCCAGCGCTGA
- a CDS encoding class I SAM-dependent methyltransferase, whose product MQTDKQEKQPTMQAQHSEETAPFGFREVRAAEKHGLVQTLFGGVAQNYDLMNDLMSGGVHRLWKSAMMDWLAPRPGMRLIDVAGGTGDIAFRFQDRGGGPVMVCDLTPEMLAVGRDRAIDKGRLTPYAGGGLAWVSGNAESLPVADRSFDAYTIAFGLRNVTRIDKALAEAHRVLKPGGRFLCLEFSHVVLPVLDRLYDAYSFSVLPALGQYVAKDRDAYVYLAESIRTFPPQEELAARIRAVGFERVSYRNLSGGIAALHSGWRI is encoded by the coding sequence ATGCAGACGGACAAGCAGGAAAAGCAGCCGACCATGCAGGCGCAGCACAGCGAAGAGACAGCCCCCTTCGGTTTTCGCGAGGTGAGGGCGGCGGAGAAGCACGGGCTGGTGCAGACGCTGTTCGGCGGCGTCGCGCAGAATTACGACCTGATGAACGATCTGATGAGCGGCGGCGTCCACCGGCTCTGGAAGTCGGCGATGATGGACTGGCTGGCGCCGCGTCCCGGCATGCGACTCATCGACGTGGCCGGCGGCACCGGCGATATCGCCTTCCGCTTCCAGGATCGCGGCGGCGGGCCGGTCATGGTCTGCGACCTGACGCCGGAAATGCTGGCGGTAGGGCGCGACCGCGCCATCGACAAGGGCCGGCTGACGCCCTACGCCGGGGGCGGCCTCGCCTGGGTTTCCGGCAATGCCGAGAGCCTGCCCGTCGCCGACCGCTCCTTCGACGCCTATACAATCGCCTTCGGGCTGCGCAACGTGACCCGCATCGACAAGGCGCTGGCCGAGGCGCACCGCGTGCTGAAGCCGGGCGGGCGCTTCCTGTGCCTGGAATTCAGCCATGTTGTGCTGCCGGTGCTGGACAGGCTCTATGACGCCTATTCCTTCAGCGTGCTGCCGGCGCTGGGCCAGTATGTGGCGAAGGACCGTGATGCCTATGTCTATCTGGCCGAGAGCATCCGCACCTTCCCGCCGCAGGAGGAACTTGCGGCGCGCATCCGTGCCGTAGGGTTCGAGCGTGTGAGTTATCGCAACCTGTCGGGCGGCATCGCGGCGTTGCATTCCGGCTGGCGTATCTGA
- the ubiB gene encoding 2-polyprenylphenol 6-hydroxylase yields the protein MIRAFRNTGRLIGIVRILARHDALFPLEAVPGLPALRWFGRLLGRIGRKRGRQQRPGLRLAAALQEMGPSFIKLGQTLATRSDLLGEDIAADLSTLQDRLPPFSSARARATIEAELERPLAELFASFDDRPVAAASISQVHFAETAEGEKVAVKVLRPGIEAAFARDLDLFDWIAETVERVQPQLRRLKPRAVVATFAATVRAEMDLRLEAAAAAELSDNFADYDGFRVPQVDWQRTARRVLTLERIDGIRIDNVAALKEAGHDTDQLLRQSAEVFFLQVFRDGFFHADMHPGNMFVDGDSVLRPVDFGIMGRLDVKTRYFLADMLLGFLNGDYRRVAEVHFQAGYVPADQSIDDFMQACRAIGQPILGRPVHEISVARLLAQLFQVTETFAMETQPQLLLLQKTMLVAEGVGRTLNPTLNMWELARPLIEDWMRAHRGPEARIRQAALDIGQVLERLPALLGQIERAADRLADPAGVKLHPDTAEALLRRRRNGAVALWPLWLALLLVSVAAVLY from the coding sequence ATGATCCGCGCCTTCCGCAATACCGGCCGGCTGATCGGCATCGTGCGCATCCTTGCCCGGCATGATGCGTTGTTTCCGCTGGAGGCCGTGCCCGGCCTGCCGGCGCTGCGCTGGTTTGGCCGGCTGCTGGGCAGGATCGGCCGCAAGCGCGGCCGGCAGCAGCGCCCCGGCCTGCGCCTGGCCGCCGCACTGCAGGAAATGGGGCCGAGCTTCATCAAGTTGGGGCAGACGCTGGCCACCCGGTCCGACCTGCTGGGCGAGGATATCGCCGCCGACCTTTCCACCCTGCAGGACCGGCTGCCGCCCTTCTCCAGCGCTCGGGCACGGGCCACCATCGAGGCGGAGCTGGAAAGGCCGCTGGCCGAGCTGTTCGCCAGCTTCGATGACCGGCCGGTCGCCGCCGCCTCGATCAGCCAGGTGCATTTCGCCGAAACGGCGGAAGGCGAAAAGGTCGCGGTGAAGGTGCTGCGCCCCGGTATCGAGGCTGCCTTTGCCCGCGATCTTGACCTGTTCGACTGGATCGCCGAGACGGTGGAACGGGTGCAGCCGCAGCTGCGCCGGCTGAAGCCGCGCGCGGTGGTCGCCACCTTTGCCGCCACGGTGCGCGCCGAGATGGATTTGCGGCTGGAAGCCGCCGCCGCTGCCGAGCTGTCGGACAATTTCGCCGATTATGACGGCTTCCGCGTGCCGCAGGTGGACTGGCAGCGCACCGCGCGCCGAGTGCTGACGCTAGAGCGGATCGATGGCATCCGCATCGACAATGTGGCGGCGCTGAAGGAGGCCGGGCACGACACCGACCAGCTGCTGCGGCAGTCGGCGGAAGTGTTCTTCCTGCAGGTTTTCCGCGACGGCTTCTTCCATGCCGACATGCATCCCGGCAACATGTTCGTGGACGGGGACAGCGTGCTGCGCCCGGTCGATTTCGGCATCATGGGCCGGCTCGACGTGAAGACCCGCTATTTCCTCGCCGACATGCTGCTGGGCTTCCTGAACGGTGATTACCGCCGCGTCGCCGAGGTGCATTTCCAGGCCGGCTATGTTCCCGCCGACCAGTCGATCGACGATTTCATGCAGGCCTGCCGCGCCATCGGCCAGCCGATTCTGGGCCGTCCCGTGCACGAGATTTCCGTTGCCCGGCTGCTGGCGCAGCTGTTCCAGGTGACCGAGACCTTCGCCATGGAGACCCAGCCGCAGCTGCTGCTGCTGCAGAAGACCATGCTGGTGGCCGAGGGGGTGGGGCGCACGCTGAACCCGACGCTGAACATGTGGGAGCTGGCGCGCCCGCTGATCGAGGACTGGATGCGCGCGCATCGCGGGCCGGAGGCACGCATCCGACAGGCGGCCCTGGATATCGGCCAGGTGCTGGAGCGGCTGCCGGCGCTGCTGGGCCAGATCGAGCGCGCCGCCGACCGGCTGGCCGACCCGGCCGGCGTGAAGCTGCACCCCGACACGGCGGAGGCGCTGCTGCGCCGGCGGCGTAATGGTGCGGTGGCCCTCTGGCCGCTCTGGCTGGCATTGCTGCTTGTGTCGGTGGCGGCGGTATTGTACTAG
- the coaBC gene encoding bifunctional phosphopantothenoylcysteine decarboxylase/phosphopantothenate--cysteine ligase CoaBC: protein MLAGKRILLIVSGGIAAYKSLELVRRLRERGAAVRCAMTTSAEQFVTPLSLQALTEDKVYRDLFSLTDESEMGHINLSRQADLIVVAPATANILAKMAGGLADDLATTLLLATDKEVLAAPAMNVRMWTHAATQANLDILRQRGVRFVGPNEGDMACGEYGPGRMAEPLEIVAAIESYFGKGAPLAGLRALVTSGPTYEAIDPVRFIGNRSSGKQGHAIATALARAGAAVTLVCGPVALPDPAGVKVVRIESAREMLAACESALPADIAVFAAAVADWRVAQEAPQKIKKPAEGGAAPTLSFAENPDILASIAGLKQGRPALVIGFAAETEKVAEHAAAKRARKGCDWILANDVSAGTGTFGGDANTIHLVTENGTEDWPRLTKQQVAERLAARIGDHFGKKTT from the coding sequence ATGCTGGCCGGCAAGCGCATCCTGCTAATCGTCTCGGGCGGTATCGCCGCCTATAAGAGCCTGGAGCTGGTCCGCCGCCTGCGCGAGCGCGGGGCCGCGGTGCGCTGCGCCATGACCACCTCGGCCGAACAGTTCGTCACGCCGCTCTCCCTGCAGGCACTGACGGAGGACAAGGTCTATCGCGACCTGTTCTCGCTGACCGACGAATCCGAGATGGGTCACATAAACCTGTCGCGTCAGGCTGACCTCATCGTCGTGGCACCGGCGACCGCCAACATTCTCGCCAAGATGGCAGGCGGGCTTGCCGATGACCTTGCCACCACGCTGCTGCTGGCAACCGACAAGGAGGTGCTGGCCGCCCCCGCGATGAATGTCCGCATGTGGACCCATGCCGCGACCCAGGCCAATCTCGACATTCTCAGGCAGCGCGGCGTGCGCTTCGTCGGGCCGAATGAGGGCGACATGGCCTGCGGCGAATACGGGCCGGGCCGCATGGCGGAACCGCTGGAGATCGTCGCCGCCATCGAGAGCTATTTCGGCAAGGGCGCCCCGTTGGCGGGGCTGCGCGCGCTGGTCACCAGCGGCCCGACCTATGAGGCCATCGATCCGGTGCGCTTCATTGGCAACCGCTCCTCTGGCAAGCAGGGCCATGCCATCGCCACGGCGCTGGCGCGCGCGGGTGCCGCCGTCACCCTGGTCTGCGGCCCGGTGGCATTGCCCGATCCGGCGGGGGTGAAGGTGGTGCGCATCGAATCGGCGCGCGAGATGCTGGCGGCCTGCGAATCCGCGCTGCCGGCCGATATCGCCGTGTTCGCCGCCGCTGTCGCCGACTGGCGCGTGGCGCAGGAAGCACCACAGAAGATCAAGAAGCCGGCGGAAGGCGGGGCCGCACCGACCCTCAGCTTCGCCGAGAATCCCGATATCCTGGCCAGCATCGCCGGCCTGAAACAGGGCCGGCCGGCCCTGGTCATAGGGTTCGCGGCGGAGACCGAGAAGGTGGCGGAGCATGCCGCTGCCAAGCGCGCCCGCAAGGGCTGCGACTGGATCCTGGCGAATGACGTCTCCGCCGGGACCGGCACCTTCGGCGGCGATGCCAACACCATCCATCTGGTGACGGAGAACGGCACCGAGGACTGGCCGCGCCTTACCAAGCAGCAGGTGGCGGAACGGCTCGCCGCCCGCATCGGCGATCATTTCGGAAAGAAAACGACATGA
- the dut gene encoding dUTP diphosphatase — protein MSIALPVRILPHGEGLALPAYQTADSAGLDLVAAVEAEMVLQPGERALVPTGLAIALPSGYEAQIRPRSGLAFKHGLTVLNSPGTVDADYRGEVKVLMINLGQEPFAVKRGERIAQMVVAPVTQIAWQPVADLDETARGAGGFGSTGTATGTAGT, from the coding sequence ATGAGCATTGCGCTTCCCGTCCGCATCCTGCCGCATGGCGAGGGGCTGGCCCTGCCGGCCTATCAGACGGCGGACAGCGCCGGCCTCGATCTGGTCGCGGCGGTGGAGGCGGAGATGGTGCTTCAGCCAGGCGAACGCGCGCTGGTGCCGACCGGCCTCGCCATTGCCCTGCCATCCGGCTATGAGGCGCAGATCAGGCCGCGCTCCGGCCTTGCCTTCAAGCACGGTCTCACGGTGCTGAATTCCCCGGGCACCGTCGATGCCGATTATCGCGGCGAGGTGAAGGTGCTGATGATCAATCTGGGGCAGGAGCCTTTCGCGGTGAAGCGCGGCGAGCGCATCGCCCAGATGGTGGTCGCCCCGGTGACGCAGATTGCGTGGCAGCCGGTTGCCGATCTGGACGAGACGGCGCGCGGCGCCGGAGGCTTCGGCTCGACCGGGACCGCGACCGGTACAGCCGGCACCTGA
- a CDS encoding RrF2 family transcriptional regulator, giving the protein MLKSSRKLLFAIEAVLDIAYNAADTPVQSREITERQGIPRRYLEPVLQQLVRADILIGVRGPRGGYRLGRERRRITLGEICRTVDGGLEAEEDRQDTEGSELGREVLRPLWAGLRDELLAKLDAVTIEDLCEEARGKDIRKTGKSALDFTI; this is encoded by the coding sequence ATGCTGAAATCCTCGCGCAAGCTGCTGTTCGCCATCGAGGCGGTGCTGGATATCGCCTACAACGCGGCCGATACGCCGGTGCAGAGCCGGGAGATCACCGAACGCCAGGGCATCCCCCGGCGCTATCTGGAGCCGGTGCTGCAGCAGCTTGTCCGTGCCGACATATTGATCGGCGTGCGCGGCCCGCGCGGCGGCTACCGGCTGGGGCGGGAGCGGCGGCGCATCACGCTGGGCGAGATTTGCCGCACCGTCGATGGCGGGCTGGAGGCCGAGGAAGACCGGCAAGATACCGAAGGCTCCGAACTGGGGCGCGAGGTGCTGCGCCCGCTCTGGGCCGGCCTGCGCGACGAGTTGCTGGCCAAGCTGGACGCCGTCACCATCGAGGATCTGTGCGAGGAGGCCCGCGGCAAGGACATCCGCAAGACCGGCAAGTCCGCCCTCGACTTCACGATCTGA